A region of Acidisarcina sp. DNA encodes the following proteins:
- a CDS encoding MqnA/MqnD/SBP family protein, with amino-acid sequence MTATSSSPQPDTGNKAAASATGAREIKIAHSPDSDDAFMFYGLATNKVRVNGLKFTHTLCDIETLNRKAISEPFYDVTAISFHAYPYMQENYALMSCGGSVGEGYGPMVVASRKIKPEELGKIRVAVPGEMTTAYLALKLFDPKIETVNIPFDKIIPEVVAGNFDAGLIIHEGQLTYATNGLQKVIDLGVWWRDLTGLPLPLGGNAIRRSLGQETMVTVTQALRESIQHALDHREEALAYAMQFARDLDPNLANRFVSMYVNERTLAYGDDGKEAIRKLLELGYERGVIPMPTKVEFIG; translated from the coding sequence GTGACTGCAACTTCATCATCCCCACAGCCCGATACAGGCAACAAAGCTGCTGCTTCGGCGACAGGCGCTCGCGAGATCAAGATCGCGCACAGCCCGGACTCCGACGACGCTTTCATGTTTTACGGGCTCGCTACCAACAAGGTTCGTGTGAACGGTCTTAAATTCACGCACACGCTCTGCGATATTGAGACGCTGAATCGCAAGGCCATCTCCGAGCCGTTCTACGATGTCACCGCCATCTCGTTCCATGCCTACCCCTACATGCAGGAGAACTATGCCCTGATGTCGTGCGGCGGCAGCGTTGGCGAGGGCTACGGCCCGATGGTCGTCGCCAGCCGCAAGATCAAGCCGGAAGAGCTGGGCAAGATTCGTGTTGCGGTTCCCGGAGAAATGACCACGGCCTACCTGGCGCTGAAGCTGTTCGATCCCAAGATCGAGACCGTGAACATTCCCTTCGACAAGATTATTCCGGAGGTCGTGGCCGGCAACTTCGATGCGGGTCTGATCATCCACGAAGGCCAGCTTACGTACGCGACCAACGGCCTGCAGAAGGTGATCGACCTCGGCGTCTGGTGGCGCGACCTGACGGGTCTGCCTCTGCCGCTGGGCGGCAACGCGATTCGCCGCAGCCTGGGGCAGGAGACCATGGTGACGGTGACGCAGGCGCTGCGCGAGAGCATCCAGCACGCGCTGGATCATCGCGAGGAGGCTCTGGCCTATGCCATGCAGTTCGCACGCGATCTGGATCCGAACCTCGCCAACCGCTTCGTCAGCATGTACGTGAACGAGCGGACCCTGGCTTACGGCGACGACGGCAAGGAAGCGATCCGCAAGCTCCTTGAGCTGGGCTATGAACGCGGCGTCATCCCCATGCCCACCAAGGTCGAGTTCATCGGCTAA
- a CDS encoding biotin transporter BioY → MTGSLAKAGWIEAGATRAGAALRPVSLAIAGSLFVAICAHISVPLLFSPVPLTLQPFAVLLLGLLLGPGTAFAALALYLAEGAAGFPVFTPNGIGGILQLLGPTGGYLLSYPFVAAMVSWLKRQAEPKFSTRAYSAAAGSILILLCGATWLTLLTHAQPKTILNTAVLPFVPGDTLKVVAAAALATAWFRIRGRQPQGDAD, encoded by the coding sequence ATGACAGGTAGTCTGGCAAAGGCGGGTTGGATCGAGGCAGGTGCTACCCGAGCAGGGGCGGCTCTCCGCCCTGTGAGTCTGGCGATTGCCGGATCGCTGTTTGTAGCAATCTGCGCCCACATTTCGGTGCCGCTCCTCTTCAGCCCTGTGCCGCTCACATTGCAACCCTTTGCCGTCCTGCTGCTAGGTCTGCTACTGGGTCCGGGCACTGCCTTTGCCGCGCTGGCGCTCTATCTGGCTGAGGGAGCAGCAGGCTTCCCCGTCTTTACTCCGAACGGAATCGGTGGAATCCTGCAATTGCTGGGACCAACCGGCGGCTATCTGCTCTCGTATCCCTTTGTGGCGGCGATGGTTTCCTGGCTGAAGCGCCAGGCGGAGCCGAAGTTCTCCACCCGGGCGTACTCCGCGGCAGCCGGCAGCATCCTGATTCTGCTTTGCGGAGCCACCTGGCTGACGCTGCTCACGCATGCTCAGCCCAAAACGATTTTGAATACCGCTGTACTTCCCTTCGTTCCCGGCGATACGCTCAAGGTGGTAGCTGCTGCCGCACTGGCTACGGCCTGGTTCCGTATCCGCGGACGACAGCCACAAGGCGATGCCGACTGA
- a CDS encoding diguanylate cyclase: MSPENTTRPLILLADHNPESSSALTALLESWKYSVEVVCSGPEALARLNGANPPAVALLENRLPQLSGIEVVQEWHRHPHAMPVWTMILSDDASVEQVMVAKDAGVDDFLVKPVAAMELQVRLKTAERVHALHCELHQSIAAVRFQSAHDNVTGLWNREHMLGMLFQETDRVQRMQTPLCFMLLGIDGFPAVVQQYGMKGSDEILRQLVERFRRYLRSYDLIGRYGEGQFLIALPGCSSDDAVALGERLRRMIFRRTFTVGVEPVKLTGSFGIGHSKGRSPLVVLRETEHALSQAKLAGGDCVFRFGDAPPLAQPEQLPADAAEGSDVAPSSQTEGQPLR; this comes from the coding sequence ATGAGCCCTGAAAACACGACGCGTCCGCTTATCCTGCTGGCAGACCACAACCCGGAGTCCTCCAGTGCGCTTACGGCTCTGCTGGAATCGTGGAAATACTCGGTCGAAGTCGTATGTAGTGGACCCGAGGCCCTGGCCCGCCTGAATGGAGCCAACCCTCCGGCGGTGGCGCTCCTCGAAAACAGACTTCCGCAGCTATCCGGCATTGAGGTCGTCCAGGAGTGGCATCGGCACCCCCATGCAATGCCCGTCTGGACCATGATCCTGAGTGATGATGCTTCCGTGGAACAGGTGATGGTGGCGAAAGACGCCGGGGTTGACGACTTTCTCGTCAAGCCAGTTGCCGCCATGGAATTGCAGGTGCGGCTGAAGACCGCGGAGCGGGTCCATGCCCTTCACTGCGAACTCCACCAATCCATCGCCGCAGTGCGCTTCCAATCTGCCCACGATAACGTGACCGGCCTGTGGAATCGCGAGCATATGCTGGGAATGCTCTTCCAGGAGACGGACCGCGTACAGCGCATGCAGACTCCGCTCTGCTTCATGCTTCTGGGCATTGACGGTTTCCCCGCGGTCGTTCAGCAGTATGGCATGAAGGGCTCCGACGAGATCCTGCGGCAACTGGTGGAGCGCTTCCGGCGCTACCTGCGCAGTTATGACCTGATCGGCCGGTATGGCGAAGGCCAGTTCCTCATCGCCCTCCCCGGATGCTCCTCCGACGATGCCGTTGCGCTCGGCGAGCGCCTGCGCCGCATGATCTTTCGCAGAACCTTCACTGTGGGGGTAGAACCGGTCAAGCTGACCGGAAGCTTTGGCATTGGCCATAGCAAGGGCCGCTCGCCTCTGGTGGTTCTCCGCGAGACAGAGCATGCGCTTAGCCAGGCGAAGCTCGCCGGTGGCGACTGCGTATTCCGCTTTGGCGACGCTCCGCCGCTCGCACAGCCGGAACAACTCCCTGCGGATGCGGCAGAAGGCAGCGACGTCGCGCCCTCGAGCCAAACCGAAGGGCAGCCTCTCCGATAA
- a CDS encoding fatty acid desaturase — MPVELLEKPAMVEAPAKSPNPRPANAAPRGAQMQPTTILGRATQGQTRNWMTTSFMIVFHLLAAAALFFFSWKALAVSAVLYVFAINMGIGMGYHRLLTHRGYTTPKWVEYFLAVCGTLSLEGGPIFWVATHRIHHQITDRPGDPHTPHDGGWWSHMGWIMSGPGLHSETSLLARYAPDLVKDRFILWLSKYHWVPLAILGVALFALGGWSFVLWGIFFRVVVGLHATWLVNSATHMWGSKRFPTRDDSRNNWWVALLTGGEGWHNNHHAHPVSARHGLAWYEFDPNYYGILLLKALGLAKNVKVAHYDPQDPRPAGVA; from the coding sequence ATGCCAGTAGAACTCCTTGAAAAGCCAGCAATGGTTGAAGCACCGGCGAAGAGCCCAAATCCACGCCCGGCCAATGCCGCGCCTCGCGGCGCACAGATGCAGCCCACAACCATTCTCGGCCGCGCAACCCAGGGACAGACCCGCAATTGGATGACAACGTCGTTCATGATCGTCTTCCATCTTCTCGCGGCGGCCGCGCTGTTCTTCTTCTCGTGGAAGGCTCTGGCTGTCTCCGCGGTGCTCTACGTCTTCGCCATTAATATGGGCATCGGAATGGGGTATCACCGCCTGCTGACGCATCGCGGCTACACCACGCCCAAATGGGTGGAATACTTCCTCGCAGTCTGCGGAACGCTGTCTCTCGAAGGAGGGCCGATCTTCTGGGTGGCGACCCATCGGATCCATCACCAGATTACAGACCGTCCCGGCGATCCTCACACTCCCCACGATGGAGGCTGGTGGTCGCACATGGGTTGGATCATGAGCGGACCGGGTCTTCATTCCGAAACATCCCTGCTGGCGCGCTACGCACCAGATCTGGTAAAGGACCGCTTCATCCTCTGGCTGAGCAAGTATCACTGGGTTCCGCTGGCAATTCTCGGCGTTGCGCTGTTCGCGCTGGGTGGCTGGAGTTTTGTTCTCTGGGGAATCTTCTTCCGAGTGGTCGTTGGCCTGCACGCAACCTGGCTGGTAAATTCCGCTACGCATATGTGGGGTTCCAAGCGTTTTCCCACCCGCGACGACTCGCGCAACAACTGGTGGGTAGCCCTGCTGACCGGCGGCGAGGGATGGCATAACAACCATCACGCACACCCGGTTTCTGCACGCCACGGTTTAGCGTGGTACGAGTTCGATCCGAACTATTACGGCATTCTGCTGCTGAAGGCGTTGGGCCTGGCTAAAAATGTAAAAGTGGCGCATTACGATCCCCAGGATCCACGTCCTGCTGGCGTAGCCTAA
- a CDS encoding septum formation initiator family protein encodes MQSKTPNPAPAVGMPTRTLRMLFESRRRIATVLAIAFAILLGYHVMVGHNGITAYQQKRNEDKALQTEINSLQDENEKLKDHVERLKADPKTIEHEAKEHLHYTRPDEIIYTLNDRSPDSAPAQKPAK; translated from the coding sequence TTGCAGTCGAAGACTCCCAATCCCGCTCCTGCCGTGGGCATGCCGACACGAACGTTGCGGATGCTGTTTGAATCGCGGCGCCGTATCGCTACGGTGCTGGCCATTGCCTTTGCCATTCTATTGGGATACCACGTCATGGTGGGCCATAACGGCATCACCGCATATCAGCAGAAGCGGAACGAAGACAAGGCGCTGCAGACGGAGATCAATTCGCTGCAGGATGAGAACGAAAAACTCAAAGACCACGTCGAACGCCTGAAGGCCGATCCCAAGACGATCGAGCATGAGGCGAAAGAGCATCTTCACTACACCCGCCCGGACGAGATTATCTACACGTTGAATGACAGGTCTCCGGACTCTGCTCCTGCACAGAAGCCTGCCAAATAA
- a CDS encoding response regulator transcription factor, with amino-acid sequence MPESLRVLIVEDETHLAQGLAFNLQAEGYAVEIDSDGESALRRLSDGSHFDAVLLDVMLPGKNGFEVAAELRAKQNYIPILMLTARGRPEDVLQGFAAGADDYLAKPFDLSILIARLNGLLRRMGWHRKESAEPAPQTTDEVASFSFAGRTINFATLELTMPDKTIHLTLMEGDLLRYLVQNQNRIISRKELLEQVWRVHEDTDTRAIDNFMVRLRRYIEEEPSRPVYLQTVRGIGYRFLPFETTASPELE; translated from the coding sequence ATGCCCGAATCCTTGCGCGTACTCATCGTGGAAGACGAAACACATCTCGCCCAGGGGCTTGCCTTCAACCTGCAGGCGGAAGGATATGCCGTCGAGATTGATAGCGATGGCGAATCGGCGCTGCGCCGCCTGTCGGATGGATCACACTTTGATGCGGTGCTCCTCGACGTGATGCTGCCTGGGAAAAACGGATTTGAAGTAGCCGCCGAGCTGCGCGCCAAGCAGAATTACATTCCCATCCTGATGCTGACCGCCCGAGGTCGTCCCGAAGATGTGCTGCAGGGATTCGCTGCCGGCGCGGACGATTATCTTGCCAAGCCCTTCGATCTCTCCATCCTCATCGCCAGGCTGAACGGCCTGTTGCGCCGCATGGGGTGGCATCGCAAAGAGTCTGCCGAGCCCGCACCTCAGACGACAGACGAAGTCGCCAGCTTTAGCTTTGCGGGAAGGACGATCAACTTTGCCACGCTGGAGCTGACCATGCCGGACAAAACCATCCACCTGACACTGATGGAGGGCGACCTGCTGCGCTACCTGGTGCAGAATCAGAACCGGATCATCTCCCGCAAGGAGTTGCTGGAGCAGGTATGGCGCGTGCACGAGGACACGGATACGCGGGCGATTGACAACTTCATGGTCCGGCTCCGGCGCTACATCGAAGAGGAGCCATCCCGGCCCGTATATCTCCAAACGGTGCGCGGAATCGGCTATCGTTTTCTACCCTTTGAGACCACGGCGTCCCCCGAACTGGAATAA
- a CDS encoding heavy metal-associated domain-containing protein yields the protein MSEVNLRIDNMHCGACVRRVTQTLNSIPGVQVDDVQIGAARVHVTGDTVTPETIVAAVAKAGYPTHVEQQ from the coding sequence ATGTCCGAAGTAAACCTGCGAATTGACAACATGCATTGTGGGGCGTGCGTCCGCCGCGTGACACAAACGCTGAACTCCATTCCTGGAGTTCAGGTCGATGATGTCCAGATTGGCGCAGCTCGCGTGCACGTAACCGGCGACACGGTCACACCGGAGACGATTGTCGCCGCGGTCGCCAAAGCGGGCTATCCAACCCACGTGGAGCAGCAATGA
- the cutA gene encoding divalent-cation tolerance protein CutA — MNPEAISHPIRARIAISSAATREEAHRIAHALLEARIAACVNIVEHIHSIYRWQEEVEEADEVMLFIKTTEDHLIAVEETLKTLHSYQLPEFVVLPVVGGSLAYLQWLTTSVR; from the coding sequence ATGAATCCAGAAGCAATCTCCCACCCGATACGCGCAAGAATCGCCATCAGCAGTGCGGCGACCCGAGAGGAGGCCCATAGGATCGCTCATGCGCTGCTGGAGGCCAGAATTGCTGCATGTGTCAATATCGTGGAACACATCCACTCCATCTATCGCTGGCAGGAAGAGGTGGAAGAGGCGGACGAGGTCATGCTGTTTATAAAGACCACCGAAGATCACCTGATCGCTGTGGAAGAGACCCTTAAGACCCTGCATAGCTATCAACTTCCGGAGTTTGTAGTGCTGCCGGTGGTGGGTGGCAGCCTTGCATATTTACAGTGGCTTACGACAAGTGTGAGATAA
- a CDS encoding metal-sensitive transcriptional regulator: MTTSKTAHKHAASEPASSCACAAGRKAVAVDPEIKAASLRRLARIEGQVRGLQKMVESERYCADILVQIGSVQQALRGVSRQLMRNHLKNCAADAIRKGSESADAMYDELLDLVYLHAR; the protein is encoded by the coding sequence ATGACCACCTCGAAAACTGCTCACAAACACGCGGCCAGCGAGCCTGCAAGCAGCTGCGCCTGTGCTGCGGGGCGAAAGGCCGTTGCGGTCGACCCCGAGATCAAAGCCGCCTCGCTGCGGCGCCTGGCCCGCATCGAAGGACAGGTGCGCGGGCTGCAGAAGATGGTGGAATCCGAGCGGTATTGTGCCGATATTCTGGTGCAGATCGGCTCCGTGCAGCAGGCATTGCGTGGAGTCAGCCGCCAACTGATGCGCAATCACCTGAAGAACTGCGCTGCCGACGCCATACGCAAGGGCTCGGAATCCGCGGATGCGATGTATGACGAACTGCTGGACCTCGTTTATCTCCATGCGCGTTAG
- a CDS encoding ATP-binding protein — translation MRITQRRPAIVLFVTLGVCLVALAIALNVTWVILNWREIVPLILGVAFFGVLIVGLILNTIFLVREVRRNERHDTFLNAVTHELKTPIASIRLYLETLQRRALSEEQRQQFYGIMLADSERLLAMVEQILKAGEVGQRAKNQVRLPVDMLALTRECIATTLQRHHLSDATLQFDVNPTTGPILVRGNHDDLRTAILNVFDNAVKYSPQEVKVRIRLKVENDAWILLSVTDEGVGIPAAHIKRVFKRFYRVPTISTLKVKGTGLGLFLVRSIARQHGGDATARSAGEGRGTTITLQLPRYFEDSMAASLEKN, via the coding sequence ATGCGTATTACTCAACGCAGACCCGCAATCGTCTTGTTCGTCACGCTCGGCGTATGCCTGGTTGCCCTGGCCATCGCGCTCAATGTGACGTGGGTCATTTTGAATTGGCGCGAGATTGTGCCGCTGATTCTGGGCGTGGCATTCTTTGGTGTTCTCATTGTCGGCCTCATCCTGAATACCATCTTCCTGGTGCGCGAAGTGCGCCGGAACGAACGCCACGATACCTTTCTGAATGCCGTAACGCACGAGCTGAAAACCCCCATTGCATCCATCCGGCTCTATCTTGAAACCCTGCAGCGCCGCGCGCTGAGCGAGGAGCAGCGGCAACAGTTCTATGGCATAATGCTCGCCGACAGCGAACGATTGCTGGCAATGGTGGAGCAGATTCTGAAGGCCGGAGAGGTAGGCCAGAGGGCAAAGAACCAGGTACGTCTCCCCGTGGACATGCTGGCCCTTACCCGCGAATGTATCGCCACGACTCTGCAGCGGCATCATCTGTCCGACGCGACGCTGCAGTTTGATGTAAACCCAACAACGGGCCCCATCCTGGTACGGGGCAACCACGACGATTTGCGTACCGCGATTCTCAACGTCTTCGACAACGCGGTGAAGTACTCGCCGCAAGAAGTGAAGGTACGCATCCGCCTGAAAGTGGAGAACGACGCCTGGATCCTCCTCAGCGTGACGGACGAAGGAGTCGGTATTCCCGCCGCGCACATCAAACGCGTATTCAAACGCTTTTATCGCGTCCCGACGATCAGCACGCTGAAAGTGAAAGGTACCGGGCTCGGGCTTTTTCTGGTGCGCTCCATTGCGCGCCAACATGGAGGAGACGCGACGGCACGCAGCGCCGGAGAAGGCCGGGGAACGACGATTACCCTTCAGTTGCCACGCTACTTTGAGGACTCGATGGCCGCGTCCCTGGAGAAAAACTGA
- a CDS encoding heavy metal translocating P-type ATPase has protein sequence MSTASTHDTETVTLPVTGMTCAACQVHVEHALQATPGVKEAAVNLMTNSARVVFNPAVTRPEMLIEAVHDAGYEASLPVPGETASNKDERSHEERTLKAKAFATLFAGAVAMILSMPLMSSGTHSSVDHWLMRVFPALYSIPAQTLKLGLLVLTIAGMFWAGAAIYARAWKAMLHRSTNMNTLVALGTGAAFLYSAAATFFPGAFLRHGLAPDVYFESVLLILGFLLMGNWLDARAKRRTVDALRSFAQLQPREAVLLRNGVEVRVPLASVIAGDTVVVRPGERIPVDGLVTGGQSTVDESLITGESVPVPRVPGDRVIGGSLNYDGALEYKATSVGSQSVLGQMLRLMQEAQSSKAPMQQLADRVSSVFVPLVLALTAITFAAWAVFDPVGGVSRAFAVSIAVLVIACPCAMGLAVPAALTVSIGRGAQLGILFKGGEALERLARVDTVALDKTGTLTYGKPAIVALRPATDVSEMELLSLAASLEQRSEHPLAHAVLEKARQANMSTAEATEVQVHPGTGITGVVAGRRVAAGNQALMQASGIDIEPLKEGSPSGATLLYVAEDGKLYGWLAAQDTVRPGAHATIQSLQRMGLKTVMLTGDRREAAEQIGKDLGLDEVYAELLPDKKLESIRTLQQSGRKVAMVGDGINDAAALAQADAGLAMGTGTDLAREAGDAILLRGEPESILTAFQLSRQTLRVMRQNLGWALGYNVLGIPIAAGALYPALHILLSPAVASAAMALSSVSVLTNSLRLRSFRSR, from the coding sequence ATGAGCACTGCTTCCACACACGACACAGAGACGGTTACACTTCCTGTGACGGGTATGACGTGTGCGGCCTGCCAGGTGCATGTAGAGCATGCCCTGCAGGCCACGCCTGGCGTGAAAGAAGCTGCCGTCAACCTGATGACCAACTCCGCGCGGGTTGTCTTCAATCCCGCAGTCACACGGCCCGAGATGCTCATCGAAGCCGTACACGATGCAGGCTACGAGGCTTCCCTGCCGGTGCCGGGGGAAACGGCCTCTAACAAAGACGAACGCTCGCACGAGGAACGAACCCTCAAGGCGAAAGCGTTTGCGACGCTGTTCGCCGGCGCAGTGGCGATGATTCTCTCCATGCCCTTGATGTCTTCGGGGACTCACTCCAGTGTGGACCATTGGCTGATGCGCGTCTTTCCTGCGCTCTATTCCATTCCGGCGCAGACTCTCAAGCTTGGCTTGCTGGTTCTCACCATTGCGGGAATGTTCTGGGCGGGAGCCGCCATCTATGCGCGGGCATGGAAAGCGATGCTCCATCGCAGCACGAATATGAACACGCTGGTTGCGCTCGGCACGGGCGCCGCGTTTCTCTATTCAGCTGCAGCGACGTTCTTTCCCGGTGCATTTCTCCGCCATGGACTCGCTCCCGATGTCTACTTTGAATCCGTCCTGTTGATACTGGGATTCCTGCTGATGGGCAATTGGCTCGATGCACGCGCCAAGCGCCGCACAGTGGATGCGCTGCGGTCCTTTGCGCAGCTTCAGCCGCGGGAAGCTGTTCTGCTTCGCAATGGCGTGGAGGTGCGAGTCCCTCTCGCATCCGTGATTGCGGGAGACACGGTAGTCGTGCGGCCGGGCGAGCGAATCCCCGTCGACGGCCTCGTTACCGGGGGACAAAGCACAGTAGATGAATCGTTGATCACCGGCGAATCCGTCCCTGTGCCGCGGGTGCCCGGAGATCGCGTGATTGGCGGATCGCTCAACTACGACGGGGCTTTGGAGTACAAGGCTACTTCTGTCGGATCGCAGAGCGTTCTGGGCCAGATGCTGCGCCTGATGCAGGAGGCGCAATCCTCCAAGGCTCCAATGCAGCAGCTTGCGGATCGGGTCAGCTCCGTCTTCGTGCCCCTCGTGCTCGCGCTTACCGCGATTACCTTTGCTGCATGGGCGGTGTTCGATCCGGTGGGGGGAGTCAGCCGCGCATTTGCCGTCTCGATTGCGGTCCTGGTAATCGCCTGTCCGTGCGCCATGGGCCTGGCTGTTCCAGCGGCGCTGACTGTATCGATCGGGCGCGGCGCGCAGTTAGGAATTCTATTCAAGGGTGGAGAGGCTCTGGAACGCCTTGCCCGCGTGGATACGGTCGCGCTCGATAAAACCGGCACACTTACCTACGGGAAGCCAGCCATTGTTGCCCTGCGCCCTGCCACGGACGTTTCGGAGATGGAACTGCTGTCCCTCGCCGCCTCGCTCGAACAGCGGTCGGAGCATCCTCTCGCGCACGCCGTTCTAGAGAAGGCGCGACAAGCCAACATGTCTACCGCCGAGGCAACCGAAGTCCAGGTGCATCCCGGAACCGGCATTACAGGAGTGGTTGCGGGACGACGGGTCGCCGCCGGCAATCAGGCCCTCATGCAAGCCTCGGGAATTGACATTGAGCCTCTTAAGGAAGGCTCACCATCGGGCGCGACCCTGCTCTATGTTGCAGAGGATGGGAAACTCTATGGATGGCTGGCTGCGCAGGATACGGTTCGCCCCGGTGCTCATGCCACCATCCAGTCGTTGCAGCGGATGGGCCTCAAGACCGTAATGTTGACCGGCGACCGCCGGGAGGCTGCAGAACAAATCGGCAAAGATCTCGGCCTCGACGAGGTCTATGCGGAGTTGCTTCCTGACAAGAAGCTGGAAAGCATTCGCACCCTGCAGCAAAGCGGGCGCAAGGTAGCGATGGTGGGTGACGGCATCAACGATGCTGCCGCTCTGGCCCAGGCCGATGCCGGGCTTGCCATGGGAACGGGAACCGATCTTGCGCGTGAGGCGGGAGATGCAATTCTTCTGCGTGGCGAGCCGGAGTCCATCCTCACCGCATTTCAGTTGAGCAGGCAGACGTTGCGAGTGATGCGGCAGAACCTTGGCTGGGCTCTCGGGTACAACGTGCTTGGGATTCCGATTGCAGCCGGTGCGCTCTACCCTGCGCTCCACATCCTGCTGAGCCCTGCCGTAGCAAGCGCGGCCATGGCGCTCAGCTCCGTCAGTGTGCTTACGAACAGCTTGCGTCTAAGGAGCTTCAGAAGCCGATGA